One Alligator mississippiensis isolate rAllMis1 chromosome 1, rAllMis1, whole genome shotgun sequence genomic window carries:
- the NMS gene encoding neuromedin-S isoform X1, whose translation MPPPRRPPALRWLLAACCLCAAPRASGLPQPGARHRHASDLPDSQQLALCFSQWTELNQPQISSSIMDLCNSIFNSMQIAEENSKEIYKRFLFHYSRAQDSAYPLKNGEQIATAEFTKKDSPGTMGRPFFLFRPRNGRTIEDGGM comes from the exons atgcccccgccccgccgcccgcccgcgctgCGCTGGCTCCTCGCCGCCTGCTGCCTGTGCGCCGCGCCGCGCGCCTCAG GCTTGCCGCAGCCTGGCGCCCGCCACCGCCACGCCTCGGACCTGCCTGACAGCCAG caactGGCACTGTGTTTCAGTCAATGGACAGAGCTCAATCAACCCCAG ATCTCCAGTTCTATTATGGATCTTTGTAACTCCATATTTAATAGCATGCAGATAGCTGAG GAAAATAGCAAGGAAATATATAAAAGA tttttatTTCACTACTCAAGAGCTCAAGATTCAGCATATCCACTTAAAAATGGG GAACAAATTGCTACTGCAGAGTTTACAAAGAAG GATAGTCCTGGTACCATGGGACgacccttttttcttttcagg CCTCGAAATGGAAGAACTATTGAAGATGGTGGAATGTAG
- the NMS gene encoding neuromedin-S isoform X2 — translation MPPPRRPPALRWLLAACCLCAAPRASGLPQPGARHRHASDLPDSQQLALCFSQWTELNQPQISSSIMDLCNSIFNSMQIAEFLFHYSRAQDSAYPLKNGEQIATAEFTKKDSPGTMGRPFFLFRPRNGRTIEDGGM, via the exons atgcccccgccccgccgcccgcccgcgctgCGCTGGCTCCTCGCCGCCTGCTGCCTGTGCGCCGCGCCGCGCGCCTCAG GCTTGCCGCAGCCTGGCGCCCGCCACCGCCACGCCTCGGACCTGCCTGACAGCCAG caactGGCACTGTGTTTCAGTCAATGGACAGAGCTCAATCAACCCCAG ATCTCCAGTTCTATTATGGATCTTTGTAACTCCATATTTAATAGCATGCAGATAGCTGAG tttttatTTCACTACTCAAGAGCTCAAGATTCAGCATATCCACTTAAAAATGGG GAACAAATTGCTACTGCAGAGTTTACAAAGAAG GATAGTCCTGGTACCATGGGACgacccttttttcttttcagg CCTCGAAATGGAAGAACTATTGAAGATGGTGGAATGTAG
- the NMS gene encoding neuromedin-S isoform X3 codes for MPPPRRPPALRWLLAACCLCAAPRASGLPQPGARHRHASDLPDSQQLALCFSQWTELNQPQISSSIMDLCNSIFNSMQIAEENSKEIYKRFLFHYSRAQDSAYPLKNGDSPGTMGRPFFLFRPRNGRTIEDGGM; via the exons atgcccccgccccgccgcccgcccgcgctgCGCTGGCTCCTCGCCGCCTGCTGCCTGTGCGCCGCGCCGCGCGCCTCAG GCTTGCCGCAGCCTGGCGCCCGCCACCGCCACGCCTCGGACCTGCCTGACAGCCAG caactGGCACTGTGTTTCAGTCAATGGACAGAGCTCAATCAACCCCAG ATCTCCAGTTCTATTATGGATCTTTGTAACTCCATATTTAATAGCATGCAGATAGCTGAG GAAAATAGCAAGGAAATATATAAAAGA tttttatTTCACTACTCAAGAGCTCAAGATTCAGCATATCCACTTAAAAATGGG GATAGTCCTGGTACCATGGGACgacccttttttcttttcagg CCTCGAAATGGAAGAACTATTGAAGATGGTGGAATGTAG
- the NMS gene encoding neuromedin-S isoform X5, translating to MPPPRRPPALRWLLAACCLCAAPRASGLPQPGARHRHASDLPDSQQLALCFSQWTELNQPQISSSIMDLCNSIFNSMQIAEFLFHYSRAQDSAYPLKNGDSPGTMGRPFFLFRPRNGRTIEDGGM from the exons atgcccccgccccgccgcccgcccgcgctgCGCTGGCTCCTCGCCGCCTGCTGCCTGTGCGCCGCGCCGCGCGCCTCAG GCTTGCCGCAGCCTGGCGCCCGCCACCGCCACGCCTCGGACCTGCCTGACAGCCAG caactGGCACTGTGTTTCAGTCAATGGACAGAGCTCAATCAACCCCAG ATCTCCAGTTCTATTATGGATCTTTGTAACTCCATATTTAATAGCATGCAGATAGCTGAG tttttatTTCACTACTCAAGAGCTCAAGATTCAGCATATCCACTTAAAAATGGG GATAGTCCTGGTACCATGGGACgacccttttttcttttcagg CCTCGAAATGGAAGAACTATTGAAGATGGTGGAATGTAG
- the NMS gene encoding neuromedin-S isoform X7, producing MPPPRRPPALRWLLAACCLCAAPRASGLPQPGARHRHASDLPDSQQLALCFSQWTELNQPQISSSIMDLCNSIFNSMQIAEEQIATAEFTKKDSPGTMGRPFFLFRPRNGRTIEDGGM from the exons atgcccccgccccgccgcccgcccgcgctgCGCTGGCTCCTCGCCGCCTGCTGCCTGTGCGCCGCGCCGCGCGCCTCAG GCTTGCCGCAGCCTGGCGCCCGCCACCGCCACGCCTCGGACCTGCCTGACAGCCAG caactGGCACTGTGTTTCAGTCAATGGACAGAGCTCAATCAACCCCAG ATCTCCAGTTCTATTATGGATCTTTGTAACTCCATATTTAATAGCATGCAGATAGCTGAG GAACAAATTGCTACTGCAGAGTTTACAAAGAAG GATAGTCCTGGTACCATGGGACgacccttttttcttttcagg CCTCGAAATGGAAGAACTATTGAAGATGGTGGAATGTAG
- the NMS gene encoding neuromedin-S isoform X4, translating to MPPPRRPPALRWLLAACCLCAAPRASGLPQPGARHRHASDLPDSQISSSIMDLCNSIFNSMQIAEENSKEIYKRFLFHYSRAQDSAYPLKNGEQIATAEFTKKDSPGTMGRPFFLFRPRNGRTIEDGGM from the exons atgcccccgccccgccgcccgcccgcgctgCGCTGGCTCCTCGCCGCCTGCTGCCTGTGCGCCGCGCCGCGCGCCTCAG GCTTGCCGCAGCCTGGCGCCCGCCACCGCCACGCCTCGGACCTGCCTGACAGCCAG ATCTCCAGTTCTATTATGGATCTTTGTAACTCCATATTTAATAGCATGCAGATAGCTGAG GAAAATAGCAAGGAAATATATAAAAGA tttttatTTCACTACTCAAGAGCTCAAGATTCAGCATATCCACTTAAAAATGGG GAACAAATTGCTACTGCAGAGTTTACAAAGAAG GATAGTCCTGGTACCATGGGACgacccttttttcttttcagg CCTCGAAATGGAAGAACTATTGAAGATGGTGGAATGTAG
- the NMS gene encoding neuromedin-S isoform X6, which translates to MPPPRRPPALRWLLAACCLCAAPRASGLPQPGARHRHASDLPDSQISSSIMDLCNSIFNSMQIAEFLFHYSRAQDSAYPLKNGEQIATAEFTKKDSPGTMGRPFFLFRPRNGRTIEDGGM; encoded by the exons atgcccccgccccgccgcccgcccgcgctgCGCTGGCTCCTCGCCGCCTGCTGCCTGTGCGCCGCGCCGCGCGCCTCAG GCTTGCCGCAGCCTGGCGCCCGCCACCGCCACGCCTCGGACCTGCCTGACAGCCAG ATCTCCAGTTCTATTATGGATCTTTGTAACTCCATATTTAATAGCATGCAGATAGCTGAG tttttatTTCACTACTCAAGAGCTCAAGATTCAGCATATCCACTTAAAAATGGG GAACAAATTGCTACTGCAGAGTTTACAAAGAAG GATAGTCCTGGTACCATGGGACgacccttttttcttttcagg CCTCGAAATGGAAGAACTATTGAAGATGGTGGAATGTAG
- the LOC102566629 gene encoding histone H2A, sperm-like — protein sequence MSGCEKKNVKSPAVSKKTKSAKAGLQFPVGRVHRLLRRGHYAERIGAGAPVYLAAVLEYLSAEILEMAGNAARENKRSRIGPRHIQLAVRNDEELNSLFAGVTIAEGGVMPNILSQLLPKKTKSSSPGQKDGQSQEF from the coding sequence ATGTCTGgatgtgaaaagaaaaatgtgaaatccCCAGCTGTGTCAAAGAAAACCAAGTCTGCAAAAGCTGGGCTGCAATTCCCAGTTGGCCGTGTGCATCGGCTACTCAGAAGAGGGCACTATGCTGAGAGAATTGGTGCTGGAGCTCCAGTGtacctggctgcagtgctggaaTATCTGAGTGCTGAGATATTGGAAATGGCAGGAAATGCTGCACGTGAAAACAAGAGAAGCAGGATAGGGCCACGACACATCCAGCTGGCAGTAAGGAACGATGAAGAGCTGAATAGTCTGTTTGCAGGTGTGACCATTGCTGAAGGAGGGGTCATGCCCAATATCCTCTCCCAGCTTCTTCCCAAGAAAACAAAATCTTCTAGTCCAGGACAGAAAGATGGCCAGTCACAGGAATTCTAG
- the LOC102566393 gene encoding histone H2A-beta, sperm, which produces MSGRGKKNAKPPSVSKKSKSAKAGLQFPVGRVLRLLRRGHYAERIGAGAPVYLAAVLEYLSAEILELAGNAARENKKGRIGPRHIQLAVRNDEELNKLFAGVTIAEGGVMPNILSQLLPKKTHTAAVPTGEESSP; this is translated from the coding sequence ATGTCTGGACGTGGAAAGAAAAATGCCAAACCCCCATCGGTATCAAAGAAAAGCAAGTCGGCAAAAGCTGGACTGCAGTTCCCAGTTGGCCGTGTCCTGAGACTCCTCCGAAGAGGGCACTATGCTGAGAGAATTGGTGCTGGAGCTCCAGTGTACCTGGCTGCAGTGTTGGAATATCTGAGTGCTGAGATATTGGAACTGGCAGGAAATGCTGCACGTGAAAACAAGAAAGGCAGGATAGGGCCAAGACACATCCAGCTGGCAGTGAGGAATGATGAAGAGCTGAACAAGCTGTTTGCAGGCGTGACCATTGCTGAAGGCGGGGTCATGCCCAACATCCTTTCCCAGCTTCTCCCCAAGAAAACGCACACAGCTGCTGTTCCTACAGGGGAAGAATCAAGTCcttga